A single Orcinus orca chromosome 2, mOrcOrc1.1, whole genome shotgun sequence DNA region contains:
- the BCL2A1 gene encoding bcl-2-related protein A1 — protein MTDSEFGYIHMLAQDYLKYVLQIPQPGSGPSKTSRVLQDVAFSVQNEVEKNLKPCLDNIDVVSIDTARTIFNQVMEREFEDGIVNWGRIVTIFAFEGILIKKLLGRRIAPDVDTYKEISYFVAEFITKNTGEWIRQNGGWENGFVKKFEPKSGWLTFLEVTGKTCEILCLLKQYY, from the exons ATGACCGACAGCGAGTTTGGCTATATTCACATGCTGGCCCAGGACTACCTGAAGTACGTCTTGCAGATACCGCAACCTGGATCTGGTCCAAGCAAAACATCCAGGGTGTTACAAGACGTTGCTTTCTCAGTCCAAAACGAAgttgaaaagaatttgaaaccaTGCTTGGACAATATTGATGTTGTGTCCATAGACACCGCCAGAACAATATTCAACCAAGTGATGGAAAGGGAATTTGAAGATGGCATCGTTAACTGGGGAAGGATTGTGACCATATTTGCATTTGAAGGCATTCTCATCAAGAAACTTCTAGGAAGGCGAATTGCCCCAGATGTGGACACTTACAAGGAGATTTCTTACTTTGTTGCAGAGTTCATAACCAAAAacacaggagaatggataaggcAGAATGGAGGCTGG GAAAATGGCTTTGTAAAGAAGTTTGAACCCAAATCTGGCTGGCTGACTTTTCTGGAAGTTACAGGAAAGACCTGTGAAATATTATGTCTCCTGAAGCAGTACTATTGA